TTGATCAGATTTCTCGAGAACGCATTCGTCGTGCTGCTAAAAAAATTAGTGATACAAGTGGGTTCCGTGCCTTAAAGGTGGATTCAACAGGTTTAAAAGAAGATGTCTTTAAAACAGCTGGTGAACTCGATCAAGTAGATTTGCTACAAGATATTGATAATCACTCTGATAACCGTTCAGATTATGACTTACTCTATGACGTATTAGTAGATGGTGCGTTAGAATATAATCGACCAATTACGATTGACACGATGAATGATGAACAGATTATCAAATATGATTATTTAGGCGAATTATCGGGGGTAGTGTGCTACTTCGGTGAAAACCTAACAGATGAGTTAACCCGCCAAATTGCCACACTCAAACCTTTGATTGCAGTTTTCAAAGAATCAACGTTTGATAAATCAGCTCAAAAGGTAAATGTGATGGAGCAGTTCCGGATTATCAGTCCTGATACGAAAGTTAAGGTAATTTGATGAAAAAGTATCAAGATAGTCTGGAGGAACAGCAATGAAACTGCAGTATAAAAATCAACCCTTTCAGCTAGAGGCCGTAGAGTCTGTCATAGCTACTTTTGAGGGACAACCTAGAAAAAATAACATGTCTTATATGATGGATATGGGACATGAAAAAAACGTATCTTTAGACATTGTCAATGGATTTAAAAACGCAGATATCACATTATCTGAGAGTGATCTTTTAAAAAACATTCAAGTAACTCAAAAAAACAATGGACTAGTAACTGATACTCAGCTAGTTAAAATGGCCATTGGTGGTAGAGATAAAAGTACAAAAATTGATAATTCTCGCGATATTCTAACTTTATCAGTAGAAATGGAGACTGGTACAGGTAAGACATATACGTATATCAAGACAATGCTTGAATTAAACAAACAATATGGCTGGTCAAAATTTATCATTGTCGTTCCAAGCGTCGCCATTCGTGAAGGTATAGCCAAAACATTTGAGTCTACCGCCGAACACTTTAAACAAGCATACGGTGTTGGTGTTCGTTACTTTATTTATCATTCTAGTCACCTTGATCAAATTGAAGCATTTGCGAGCGATGCAGGTATCAATGTAATGATCGTCAATACACAGGCCTTTAACGCACGTGGAGCTGATGCAAGGCGAATCGACATGGTATTAGATCAATTCCGTGGTAGACGCCCTATTGATGTCATTTCAGCAACCCATCCAATAATGATCATTGATGAACCGCAATCGGTTTTAGGAAATGGGTCAAAAGCTGACCTGAATGCAACACGCGTTGGGTTAGCAAAATTTAATCCTCTATTTTTCATTAATTACTCAGCGACACATCGTGATAACTATAATATGATTTATCGATTAGATGCTGTAGATGCCTATCAAAAGAATCTAGTAAAAAAAATCGCGGTTAAAGGGATTGAAATATCGGGTTCCAATGCATCTAGTGGCTATCTATATATTGAAGCCATTAAAGAGCAACCAACATTAAAGGTACGGATTCAATTTGATAAATTATCCGCTACAGGGAGTGTGGTTAAAACTTCCAAGTTATTAGATAAAGGCGACAATATTTACCCTATTTCGGGGGAAATAGAATCTTATAAAAGTGGATTTATCATATCAGAAATTAATGCTGTGGAGCAGTTTGTTGAATTTACTAACGGTATGCGGTTATCTGTTGGTGAAGTCGTTGGAAATACTAACGAGGAAGATTTGAGACGGATACAAATCCGTGAGACCATCCAATCGCATTTTGCTAAAGAGGAGATTCTATTTAAGCGCGGTATTAAAACGTTGTCCTTATTTTTCATTGATGAAGTATCTAAATATAAAAATTATGATGCTATCGATGACAAAGGAATTTACGCTACGATTTTTGAGGAAGAATATCTCAATATTGCACGAGATCGATTAGCGGATTCTTTATTAGACGCAAATTATCGCTCTTATCTTGAACGCGAATTGAAATCTCCTGAAAAGGTTCATGCTGGATACTTCTCAATCGATAAAAAAGGGAAGGCTGTTGATAGTAAAATCAAACGTGGTAGTGAGTCTAGTGATGATATTTCAGCCTATGACTTGATTATGAAAAATAAAGAGCGGCTTTTATCATTTGAAGAACCTGTTCGTTTTATTTTCTCTCACTCAGCGCTAAAAGAAGGATGGGATAATCCCAATGTCTTTCAAATTGCAACGTTGCGTCAATCTTCATCTGATATTAAGAAAAGACAAGAAATCGGTCGTGGATTACGTTTGGCAGTTAATCAAAATGGCGACCGCCAAGATGCGCAATATTTAGGTGAAAATGAGGTGAAACAAGTAAATGTGTTGACCGTTATCGCCAATGAGAGTTACGAAACATTTGCTCGAGGTCTTCAATCTGAAATATCTGACGCCATCAAAAATAGACCTAAATTCATCGAACCCAAGCTATTTGAAGGGCGAGAACTAGTTGTAGAAGATAGCACTGGACAAGTAACTGACAGGATACTGGTTGATAATACTCAGGCAGCTGAAATATGGTCTAGTTTAAAATCAGGCATGCTCATCGACAAAAATAAGCAATCGTCTGATACTTATAAAAACCTATCCGCTCCAGAACAATTAGCAGCAATTCAGGATGCCTTAGATGATGATCTTAAAATATTCGCACTACCTATTCAAAATTTAATCAATAGTGTATATAGCCCAAAAGATTTGCCGATTGACAATGAGAATAAACGCACTACTTTGAAATTAAATCGTGAAAAATATGCTAGTACAGAATTTAAAAGCTTATGGTCAAAAATAAACCGAAAGTCTTACTATACCGTCGATTTTGACGATCAAGAAATTATTGAAAAGTCAATTCAACTTATCAATAAAAATTTAACGGTGAAAACGCTAAAAGCTCGTATTACTGAAGGTAATATGTCCGCGAATGATACGGGAACAAGTTTTACAGTTAATGATAAGCGAACAACTGATATCGATAGGCCTGTAAACCATGTGAAATATGATTTAATCGGAGAAGTTTCTCAAAATGTAGGGTTACTACGGAAAACAGTTGGTTATATTCTAACTGGTATCCACTCAGGACAATTCGCAAAATATCAATCTAATCCTGAAAACTTCATTGTGCAAATTAGCAATATCATTAATGCTGTCAAAGCACAAAATATTATTTCACATATTGTTTATAACAAGTTAGATGAGGTTTGGGATGAAGATGCAATATTTGCCAATAATGATATCCAAGGTATTATGGGGCAAAATGTATTCGATGCAAAAAAACATCTTTATGATAAAGTTCGTGTTGATTCTGAAGTTGAGAAACGCTTTGCTAGCGAACTAGATGTTGAACAGAATGTTGAAATGTATGTTAAATTACCTGGTGGGTTCTATATTAATACGCCAGTAGGTAAATACAATCCTGATTGGGCGATTGTCTTAAACGAACCCGATCAGAAGCACGTCTATTTTATTGCCGAAACCAAAGGCGTTTCAGAAAATATTGAACTAAGTTTAAAAGGTGTTGAAAATGCTAAAATCGAATCAGCACGTCAGCATTTTAAAATCATTTCAAATAGCGAAGTGACCTATGATGTAGTCGATAGCTATGAAAAAATGATGGATAAATTATCTTCAAACATCTAATAAGGGACTATAATTATAAGATAACCCCTGTAAAACCTTAATAAAACAGCCCCTAACGAATCGATTCGGTTGGTTAGGGGCTGTTTTTTTCTTATAATTAAAATAACGCCTGTACTGGATTTATTCCAACGCTTAAAAAAGAGCCTGATAACAGTAGTCAGCAAACAGAAAAGCAACTCAAACAGGTACGCCAAAATATCAGTGAGCAAACACAATCTGAACTACAAGCATTTGCAAAAAACACCCCTACCCTTAAACAACCCAAAGTTGAACGTGACGAACAAACAATATAGCAGAAAAGATTAAATAATGATATAATGAATACAGAAAAAAGGAAGCCTTGCGCTAACAAGACTTCCTATGTAGAGCCGTTTAAGACGGTGACAATACTATGATTATTAAATAACCGCTAGCTTTGCAGAGCTAAGGCGGTTATTTTTTTTGCTGATTTTTAATCAACTCAACAACTAATGTCAGTAAGGCAACTATAAAAGTGCCAAACATCAACATAAGCTGTAAAGCGTCCGATACGGACACTTGGGCTACTCCCTTCCTAGAATGTGAGTTTATAGTTGTTACACCATAAGCACCACCCCCTTTTTAAGGAAATAGCCACCGCCTTAACTTCTCTACTCAAACCATTATACAGGATAAAGCGTGATTTACCTATTGATGATTAATACTCTAATATCCTGAATGGTTATTTTCTATCAAAATAATATGATTGATAATAAAATGTGTTATAATTAAACTATTCAATTATTATATTGAATAGTTTAATTGTTTTTTTATTTAGAAAGGAATTTATCCATGGTTGAAAATTTGACTTATGAAAATTTTGACATCAGCACTTCTGAAGGAGTTGTATTAACCGATTTTTGGGCAGAATGGTGTGCGCCTTGCCGAATGCAAAGCCCTATTATAGATCAACTAGATGATGAAATTGGGAATCAAGTTAAGTTTACTAAAGTTGATGTTGATAATAATCAACAAGTTGCAACTAGTTTAGGTATTAGATCCATTCCAACATTAGTAGTTAAAAAAAATGGAGAAATTGTTGAAAAGTTAGTTGGTTTTCACACAAAAGATCAATTAAAAAAAGTACTGGCGTATTATGCGTAATTTAATAAATAGGACGTTATATAGATGGAAAAAGTTTTTTATAATTCTTTCAATGAATTAAAACATAAGATAAAAAATGGTAAATATGTTTTAGTATTCACTGCTGATTGGTGTGGAGATTGCAAATTTATTGAACCTGTATTACCAGAGATTGAGAATACATTTCGTGAATATCAATTTATTAATATTGATACCGACAAAAATATGCATATAGCACGATCACTTAATATTTTTGGTATTCCGAGTTTTGTAGTTTATGATTCCGGTAAAGAAATAGATAGATTAGTAAATAAAGATCGTAAAACAAAAAATGAAATTATAAGTTTTATTGATCAAGCAATAGAAAGATGATGGTAGTATGCTTGAATATGATGTAATTGTAATTGGTGCAGGACCAGGTGGCATGACAGCTTCCCTTTATGCTGCACGAGCTAATTTAAAAGTGGCGATGATTGATCG
This genomic interval from Leuconostoc kimchii IMSNU 11154 contains the following:
- a CDS encoding type III restriction-modification system endonuclease, which produces MKLQYKNQPFQLEAVESVIATFEGQPRKNNMSYMMDMGHEKNVSLDIVNGFKNADITLSESDLLKNIQVTQKNNGLVTDTQLVKMAIGGRDKSTKIDNSRDILTLSVEMETGTGKTYTYIKTMLELNKQYGWSKFIIVVPSVAIREGIAKTFESTAEHFKQAYGVGVRYFIYHSSHLDQIEAFASDAGINVMIVNTQAFNARGADARRIDMVLDQFRGRRPIDVISATHPIMIIDEPQSVLGNGSKADLNATRVGLAKFNPLFFINYSATHRDNYNMIYRLDAVDAYQKNLVKKIAVKGIEISGSNASSGYLYIEAIKEQPTLKVRIQFDKLSATGSVVKTSKLLDKGDNIYPISGEIESYKSGFIISEINAVEQFVEFTNGMRLSVGEVVGNTNEEDLRRIQIRETIQSHFAKEEILFKRGIKTLSLFFIDEVSKYKNYDAIDDKGIYATIFEEEYLNIARDRLADSLLDANYRSYLERELKSPEKVHAGYFSIDKKGKAVDSKIKRGSESSDDISAYDLIMKNKERLLSFEEPVRFIFSHSALKEGWDNPNVFQIATLRQSSSDIKKRQEIGRGLRLAVNQNGDRQDAQYLGENEVKQVNVLTVIANESYETFARGLQSEISDAIKNRPKFIEPKLFEGRELVVEDSTGQVTDRILVDNTQAAEIWSSLKSGMLIDKNKQSSDTYKNLSAPEQLAAIQDALDDDLKIFALPIQNLINSVYSPKDLPIDNENKRTTLKLNREKYASTEFKSLWSKINRKSYYTVDFDDQEIIEKSIQLINKNLTVKTLKARITEGNMSANDTGTSFTVNDKRTTDIDRPVNHVKYDLIGEVSQNVGLLRKTVGYILTGIHSGQFAKYQSNPENFIVQISNIINAVKAQNIISHIVYNKLDEVWDEDAIFANNDIQGIMGQNVFDAKKHLYDKVRVDSEVEKRFASELDVEQNVEMYVKLPGGFYINTPVGKYNPDWAIVLNEPDQKHVYFIAETKGVSENIELSLKGVENAKIESARQHFKIISNSEVTYDVVDSYEKMMDKLSSNI
- a CDS encoding putative holin-like toxin; its protein translation is MLMFGTFIVALLTLVVELIKNQQKK
- a CDS encoding thioredoxin family protein produces the protein MEKVFYNSFNELKHKIKNGKYVLVFTADWCGDCKFIEPVLPEIENTFREYQFINIDTDKNMHIARSLNIFGIPSFVVYDSGKEIDRLVNKDRKTKNEIISFIDQAIER
- the trxA gene encoding thioredoxin; translation: MVENLTYENFDISTSEGVVLTDFWAEWCAPCRMQSPIIDQLDDEIGNQVKFTKVDVDNNQQVATSLGIRSIPTLVVKKNGEIVEKLVGFHTKDQLKKVLAYYA